The following are from one region of the Brienomyrus brachyistius isolate T26 chromosome 13, BBRACH_0.4, whole genome shotgun sequence genome:
- the LOC125705959 gene encoding RNA-binding protein, mRNA-processing factor 2a isoform X1 has translation MSLKSDSEPSNNVSIEEEVRTLFVSGLPVDIKPRELYLLFRPFKGYEGSLIKLTSKQPVGFVTFDSRSGAEAAKNALNGIRFDPESPQTLRLEFAKANTKMAKSKLMATPNPTNVHPALGAHFIARDPYDLTGAALIPASPEAWGPYPLYTTELTPGLPHAAFTYPAAAAAAAALHAQMRWYPSHSEASQPGWKSRQFC, from the exons ATGAGTCTCAAATCTGATTCTGAGCCGAGCAACAACGTGTCAATAGAAGAGGAG GTACGGACTCTCTTTGTCAGCGGTCTTCCAGTTGACATCAAACCACGGGAACTCTACCTTTTGTTCAGGCCATTCAAG GGTTATGAAGGTTCACTGATCAAGTTGACGTCAAAGCAG CCTGTTGGGTTTGTTACATTTGACAGCCGATCTGGTGCAGAAGCCGCAAAGAATGCATTAAAT GGTATTCGCTTTGACCCAGAGAGCCCGCAGACCCTTCGGTTAGAGTTTGCCAAGGCCAACACGAAGATGGCAAAGAGCAAGCTCATGGCCACCCCAAACCCCACCAATGTCCACCCAGCTCTAGGAGCTCACTTCATTGCACGGGACCCAT ATGACCTGACGGGGGCTGCGTTGATCCCTGCGTCCCCGGAAGCTTGGGGCCCCTACCCACTGTATACCACGGAACTGACACCCGGCCTCCCACATGCCGCCTTCACCTaccctgctgctgctgccgccgccgctgccCTGCATGCCCAG ATGCGCTGGTACCCGTCCCACTCAGAGGCTTCCCAGCCAGGGTGGAAGTCCCGTCAGTTTTGTTAA
- the LOC125705959 gene encoding RNA-binding protein, mRNA-processing factor 2a isoform X2: protein MSLKSDSEPSNNVSIEEEVRTLFVSGLPVDIKPRELYLLFRPFKGYEGSLIKLTSKQPVGFVTFDSRSGAEAAKNALNGIRFDPESPQTLRLEFAKANTKMAKSKLMATPNPTNVHPALGAHFIARDPYDLTGAALIPASPEAWGPYPLYTTELTPGLPHAAFTYPAAAAAAAALHAQTTEPLVFFL from the exons ATGAGTCTCAAATCTGATTCTGAGCCGAGCAACAACGTGTCAATAGAAGAGGAG GTACGGACTCTCTTTGTCAGCGGTCTTCCAGTTGACATCAAACCACGGGAACTCTACCTTTTGTTCAGGCCATTCAAG GGTTATGAAGGTTCACTGATCAAGTTGACGTCAAAGCAG CCTGTTGGGTTTGTTACATTTGACAGCCGATCTGGTGCAGAAGCCGCAAAGAATGCATTAAAT GGTATTCGCTTTGACCCAGAGAGCCCGCAGACCCTTCGGTTAGAGTTTGCCAAGGCCAACACGAAGATGGCAAAGAGCAAGCTCATGGCCACCCCAAACCCCACCAATGTCCACCCAGCTCTAGGAGCTCACTTCATTGCACGGGACCCAT ATGACCTGACGGGGGCTGCGTTGATCCCTGCGTCCCCGGAAGCTTGGGGCCCCTACCCACTGTATACCACGGAACTGACACCCGGCCTCCCACATGCCGCCTTCACCTaccctgctgctgctgccgccgccgctgccCTGCATGCCCAG ACCACAGAACCACTGGTATTCTTTCTTTAG